TTCTTCAATATACCATAACACCATATGCATTTTCGGCATTTTTGAAAACCACTCTTTTTTTCTTCTGAAGATTTCTACGTGATCTGAATTGTACACGAACTTGAACAAACTTTCCCGATTCTCCCAAACACTCATGTTTACGAGTATAAAATCCGATTTGAAGATTCTAACCGAATAGGAATCATTCCCTTCATCATCTGTAAAACGCCAAATGAAGCCGGGAGATTTTTCAGCCAAGGCATTGATACGATCGGTATTGTTTACAAAATCGGCCATTACAGGACTCTCCATAGTGTCGAGTGCTTCGGCAATATTAAATTGGGCAAGATGCATGTTTCTAGTTAGTCGTGACCTATATGGCATCCACAACCCCCATACATAAAACTCTGCGTTGATTCATGCCAGGGAAATGCCTGATTATAATTATTTTGTTCCCAGTAAAATGGACTGCGCTCCTTTGGACGATTGCCAATTTCGTTCATGGTATTTGTATCGTACAATCTTCCGTTTGCCATCACCATTTCGACCGACTGTGTGTTTTCAATGTTTTCCAATGGGTTTTCGGAAAGAATCACCAAGTCGGCCAATTTTCCGGCTTTTAAGGAACCAATATCATTGCCGGCTCC
This genomic stretch from Ulvibacter sp. MAR_2010_11 harbors:
- a CDS encoding DUF3291 domain-containing protein, giving the protein MHLAQFNIAEALDTMESPVMADFVNNTDRINALAEKSPGFIWRFTDDEGNDSYSVRIFKSDFILVNMSVWENRESLFKFVYNSDHVEIFRRKKEWFSKMPKMHMVLWYIEEGEIPTLQEGKKRLEYLQEHGESEYAFSFKSNF